One Microbacterium esteraromaticum genomic window carries:
- a CDS encoding response regulator, whose amino-acid sequence MALARLHGGPLDGQIIPLADADQDSLILPYSETQLTYRREGESTNTGAHDGPTETAFWFVEAGDDISPGDD is encoded by the coding sequence ATGGCACTCGCACGACTTCACGGCGGCCCGCTCGACGGGCAGATCATCCCGCTCGCCGACGCGGATCAGGATTCCCTGATCCTGCCCTACAGCGAGACCCAGCTCACCTATCGACGCGAAGGCGAGTCGACCAACACCGGTGCGCACGACGGCCCGACCGAGACGGCCTTCTGGTTCGTCGAGGCGGGGGACGACATCAGCCCCGGCGACGACTGA
- a CDS encoding CYTH domain-containing protein, which translates to MTAEPQRTFEIERKYDADADTVLPDWSGIPGVVAVSDGEPRELDARYFDTADAALARHGIALRRRTGGPDAGWHVKGPRQGDGRLELGWPLGEADRLPDAIAEMVAQWTDAELHPIARIENSRTAFHLRATEGVIAEFVDDHVRATDLRTGIRREWREWEMELGPAAPADPAEQIAFFAAVEAAVLAAGGREPSSGSKLARALGF; encoded by the coding sequence GTGACCGCAGAACCGCAGCGCACGTTCGAGATCGAGCGCAAGTACGACGCCGACGCCGACACCGTCCTTCCCGACTGGTCGGGCATCCCCGGAGTCGTGGCGGTGAGCGACGGCGAGCCCAGAGAGCTCGACGCGCGCTACTTCGACACGGCCGATGCCGCTCTCGCCAGGCACGGCATCGCGCTGCGCCGGCGCACGGGCGGCCCCGACGCCGGCTGGCACGTCAAGGGCCCCAGACAGGGCGACGGCAGGCTCGAGCTGGGATGGCCGCTGGGCGAGGCCGATCGGCTGCCTGACGCCATCGCCGAGATGGTCGCGCAGTGGACGGATGCCGAGCTGCACCCCATCGCGCGCATCGAGAACTCCCGCACCGCCTTCCACCTGCGTGCGACCGAAGGCGTGATCGCCGAGTTCGTCGACGATCACGTCCGCGCGACCGATCTGCGCACCGGCATCCGCCGTGAATGGCGCGAATGGGAGATGGAGCTCGGGCCGGCAGCGCCCGCCGACCCCGCTGAGCAGATCGCATTCTTCGCCGCTGTCGAGGCGGCCGTGCTCGCGGCGGGTGGCCGCGAGCCGTCATCCGGGTCGAAGCTGGCCCGCGCTCTCGGGTTCTGA
- a CDS encoding type III polyketide synthase: MNRAVQLRSIHTLVPGVVVEQHAVREIFAAQPGVTRLAQRLIATSFDGAGVETRHTVLDELDPSAEVDSPRFLDRRSGTLLEPGTAARNDIYAREADRLFIEAARGALDGDPDLSASDITHVVTVSCTGFHAPGPDYAIVRALGLSAAVQRYHLGFMGCYAALPALRAAAQFCRADPEAVVLVASVELCTLHLRSSNDADAIIASSLFADGAAAALVTARPLPTEVPALTLDGFHTGLIPEGERDMAWTVGDTGFEMVLSTRVPQLIGGHIDEALRALWSEDAGVAPGLADHPIGEVVRHWAIHPGGRSILDRVQERLGLDDAQLRPAREVLRTCGNMSSATVLFVLQRILEHEGALPGERVAAMAFGPGLTAESALLTVAGRADAR; encoded by the coding sequence ATGAACCGTGCTGTGCAGCTGCGCTCGATCCACACCCTCGTACCCGGGGTGGTCGTCGAGCAGCACGCGGTGCGTGAGATCTTCGCCGCCCAGCCCGGAGTCACACGCCTCGCGCAGCGGCTGATCGCGACCTCGTTCGACGGGGCGGGAGTCGAGACCAGGCACACGGTGCTCGACGAGCTCGATCCGTCGGCCGAGGTCGACTCGCCCCGGTTCCTCGATCGCCGGTCAGGCACGCTCCTCGAACCCGGCACCGCCGCCCGCAACGACATCTACGCCCGCGAGGCCGACCGGCTCTTCATCGAGGCCGCCCGTGGCGCTCTCGACGGCGACCCCGACCTCTCGGCATCCGACATCACCCACGTGGTCACGGTCTCGTGCACCGGATTCCACGCCCCCGGGCCCGACTATGCGATCGTGCGCGCACTGGGGCTCTCGGCTGCGGTGCAGCGCTACCATCTCGGCTTCATGGGCTGCTACGCGGCGCTGCCGGCTCTGCGCGCCGCCGCTCAGTTCTGCCGCGCCGACCCCGAGGCGGTCGTGCTCGTGGCGAGCGTGGAGCTGTGCACCCTGCACCTGCGCTCATCGAACGACGCCGACGCGATCATCGCCTCGTCCCTCTTCGCCGACGGAGCCGCCGCCGCTCTGGTCACCGCCCGCCCCCTGCCGACGGAGGTGCCCGCCCTCACCCTCGACGGGTTCCACACCGGCCTCATCCCCGAAGGGGAGCGCGACATGGCATGGACGGTCGGCGACACCGGCTTCGAGATGGTGCTGTCCACGCGGGTTCCGCAGCTGATCGGCGGGCACATCGACGAGGCTCTCCGCGCGCTCTGGAGCGAGGACGCCGGGGTGGCTCCAGGTCTCGCCGACCATCCGATCGGCGAGGTCGTGAGGCACTGGGCGATCCATCCCGGCGGACGCAGCATCCTCGACCGGGTGCAGGAGCGGCTCGGTCTCGACGATGCGCAGCTCCGGCCGGCTCGAGAGGTGCTGCGCACCTGCGGCAATATGTCGAGCGCGACGGTGCTGTTCGTGCTGCAGCGCATCCTCGAGCACGAGGGCGCTCTGCCGGGCGAGCGCGTCGCGGCAATGGCCTTCGGCCCGGGCCTCACAGCCGAGAGCGCGCTGCTCACTGTCGCAGGACGCGCCGATGCCCGCTGA
- a CDS encoding prepilin peptidase, which yields MTLHFAAVLIVHLALAAVGLCLIVIDARSHRLPNRIVLPALGALILLLIVEAIMTGDGERPTRALLGGLALAAFYAMLRLSSRQGMGGGDVKLAAVIGLALAWHGWQTLLLGAAAAFLLGALHALSLMALRRATRHTRIAFGPWMIIGAALAIGIA from the coding sequence GCTGATCGTGCACCTCGCGCTCGCCGCGGTCGGCCTGTGCCTCATCGTGATCGACGCGCGCTCGCACCGGCTGCCGAACCGCATCGTGCTGCCTGCGCTGGGCGCACTGATCCTGCTCCTCATCGTCGAAGCGATTATGACGGGCGACGGGGAGCGACCGACGCGGGCGCTGCTCGGCGGACTCGCGCTCGCCGCCTTCTACGCCATGCTGCGGCTCTCATCCCGGCAGGGCATGGGCGGGGGAGACGTGAAGCTCGCGGCCGTGATCGGCCTCGCGCTCGCCTGGCACGGCTGGCAGACGCTGCTGCTGGGGGCCGCAGCGGCCTTCCTGCTCGGGGCGCTGCACGCCCTGTCGCTGATGGCGCTGCGACGGGCCACGCGGCACACGCGGATCGCCTTCGGGCCGTGGATGATCATCGGGGCGGCGCTGGCGATCGGGATCGCGTGA